The sequence caagtggtatcagagcttgTTCGATCATAAGCGGGCGTTATGGCGTCGTCAAGTCTCTCCATCACGACTCCAATATTCAATGGAGAAAACTATGACTATTGGAGTGTTCGTATGAAGACTTGCCTTGAATCCCATGATCTTTGGGATGTCATTGAAGAAGGAATCACCATGCCGGGAGAAGATATCGACAAGACATCCTCATCCGAGGTACGTAAGAAATTAAAGCAACAAAATGCTAAAGCTCTTTATCTTCTCCAACAATCTGTTAGTGATTCTATCATGGCAAGAATTATTCGAGCCACTACTGCAAAAGAAGCTTGGGATATCCTTAAGGAGGAGTTCCAAGGAAATGTTAAAGTTCGAACCATTAAACTACAAAGTTTAAGGCGAGAACTAGAGAATCTTAAAATGAAAGATTCAGAAGCCGCAAAAGATTATTTCTCAAGAATAATGgaaataatcaatcaaatgcGGTCATACGGAGATAACATCTCCGATGAAAGGATCGTACAGAAGGTCTTAATCAGCCTTACCGAGAAGTATGATCCAGTAGTGGCGGCGAttgaagaatcaaaagatttATCAAAAATGTCCGTCGCGGAGCTGATGGGTTCCTTGGAAGCACACGAGCAACGATTGAGTAGGCGACATGAAAGTTCACTTGAGAGTGCCTTTCAGTCCAAACTCAACGTTAGAGGCAATAAGTCAAGGAGCGGCGGAATTTTTAAAAGCAATCACAAGGAAGGAAGCTCCAGCAACAAGAAGAGCAAGGCAAATTTTCCACCATGCGGAATTTGCAAGAAGACAAATCACTTGGAGAAGGATTGCTATCATCGAGGAAAGCCACAGTGCAAAAACTGCAAAAGGTTCGGGCACGTGGAAAAAGATTGCAGAGATAGAAGAAATCATCAAGCCAACTATTCAGAAAATCAAAATGAGAAGGAGTACATGTTCTATGCATGTCACTCGGCAACGGAAGCAGGAGAAGAAGAATGGTACATCGATAGCGGATGCAGCAACCACATGACATCCAACGAGACCATCTTTCGTGAGTTAGATACTTCAGTCAAGACGAAGGTGAAGATGGGCAATGGAGAACTGGTGGAGACGAAAGGGAAAGGTACAATTGCCATAGAAACTAACAAAGGTACGCGATTTATTAGAAATGTTCTCCTAGTACCTCGTCTTGCACAAAGTCTATTAAGTGTTGGCCAAATGATGGAAAATGGATATGCCCTCCACTTTGAGAAAGATTCTTGTCGAATTTACGACAAGAAAAATAACCAAGATATTGCAGTAGTAAAAATGGGAAAAAATAGAAACTTTCCCATTCAATGGCAATATCCACAAAAGGCAATGGTGGCTCAACTCGACGATACGAGTCTATGGCACCGGAGATTTGGGCATTTCAACCTAAATGCCTTGAGGCTACTTCATCAGAAAAATATGATGAGAGATATGCCTCTTCTAAATGAAAGAGAAGGTGTATGCGAAGGATGCATGATCGGAAAGCAACACAGACAACCATTTCCAACGGAGAAAACATGGCGAGCCAAGGAGATACTAGAGCTTGTCCACACCGACGTTTGCGGTCCAATGCGCACACCTTCAGTAAACCAAAACAGGTACTTCATACTCTTTATTGATGACTACTCTAGAATGACTTGGGTATATTTTCTCCAAGAAAAATCAGAAGTCTTTAGAATCTTCAAGAGATTTAAGAACTTTGTGGAGAAACAAAGTGGTCGCAAAATAAAGAAACTGAGAAGCGATCGAGGTACCGAATACAACTCAAAAGAGTTCGACAAGTTCTGTGAAGATGAAGGTGTGGAGCATCAACTAACGGTGGCCTACACTCCACAACAAAACGGCGTGTCGGAAAGAAAGAATCGAACagtcatggagatggcgagatcCATGCTGGCGGAGAAAGGATTACCAAAGAAGTTTTGGGCAGAGGCAGTATATACATCGGTCTACCTACTCAACCGATGTCCAACAAAGGCCGTGCTAAACAAGACGCCGATCGAAGCTTGGTCAGGACAAAAGCCTTCAGCCAAACATTTGAGGGTCTTTGGAAGTATCTGCTACATCCACATTCCCTCAGCAAGAAGACACAAACTGGAGGACAAGACGGAGAAGGGAATCTTCCTCGGCTATAGCTCTAAATCCAAGGGGTATAGAATCTACAATCTTGAGACCAAGAAGCTGGTGACAAGTCGAGACGTGGAATTTGACGAACAAGCCTCTTGGAATTGGGAGACAGAAAGTGTTGAAAGGCAGACAACAACTACACTCCTAAAAGAAGTCACAGAACATGGAGAACAAGATCAACAAAGCCCACCAAGGTCCTCTTCAGAAGCCAATACCTCAAGTGGATCCGACTCAGACTCCTCACCAGACTCTCCACCTTTTCGGGTAAGAACTCTAGAAGATTTATATGAATCCACTGATTTATATGAGATATGCAACTTTTGTTCTTTGGAGCCAAGTAACTATGCAGAAGCATCCAAAGAGAAAGTTTGGATTAAAGCAATGGAGGAGGAGATACAAATGATAGAAAAGAATGATACTTGGGAGTTGGTGGATCTTCCAAGTGACAAGGAAGTCATTGGAGTCAAATGGGTGTTCAAGACAAAGCTGAATCCTGATGGTTCGATCCAGAAGCATAAGGCAAGACTTGTCGCAAAAGGATACGCTCAAGTACCAGGAGTCGACTACACAGAAACGTTTGCTCCAGTGGCACGGATGGACACAATTCGAGCACTCATAGCTCTGGCGGCTCAAAAGAGATGGAAAATCTATCAACTTGATGTTAAGTcggcatttctcaatggagatcTAACAGACAAGATATATGTGGAGCAGCCAGAAGGATTCACAAAGCAAGAAGGCAAAGTTCTTCGTCTCAAGAAAGCACTCTATGGGCTCAAACAAGCACCACGAGCCTGGTACAGCAAAATAGACGGATATTTCACCGGTCAAGGATTTAGGAGGAGCAAGAACGAAGCAACTCTATACATCAAAACTCTAGGTACGAACATCCTGATTGTCTCTCTTTATGTTGACGACTTAATTGTCACAGgaaataacacaaaattgatCGAGGATTTCAAGAGAGACATGATGAGCACCTTTGAGATGACGGACTTAGGATTAATGCACTATTTTCTCGGAATGGAGATAAGTCAAGAGGAAGAAGGCATCTTCCTATCACAAAAGAAGTATATTGAAGATAtgctcaagaagttcaagatgcAAGACTGCAAGCCAGTGGTTACACCTCTCATTCCAAATGAGAAGTTGAAGAAAGAAGATGGGTCAAAACCGACGGATTCTACAAAGTATCGAAGTTTGATTGGGAGTCTACTATATTTGACGACAACAAGGCCAGACATCAAGTATGCAACAAGCCTTCTATCCAGATTCATGGAAAGTCCGAAGGAGACCCACTATGGAGCAGCAAAGAGACTTCTCAGATACCTGCAAGGTACGCTCAACTATGGTATCTGGTACAAACCAAAGTCTGACTCACAGATCAGTGGATATAGCGATAGTGATTGGGCTGGATCGCAAGACGACATGAAAAGCACCTCAGGCTATGCTTTCAAGTTTGGCTCAGGAATTTTTTCTTGGGGATCAAAGAAGCAAGACTCAGTTGCACTATCAACAGCAGAAGCTGAGTATGTTGCAGCAGCCGAAGCAGCATGTCAAGCTATATGGCTTAGAAGAATACTAGCGGATATGGGCGAACCGCAAGACTCATCGACAGAGATCTACTGCGATAACAAGTCAGCTATAGCAATGGCTAAGAATCCAGTTCAGCACAATCGCACCAAGCACATCGACATCAAGTATCACTTCTTGAGAGATGTTGAAGCAAAGAAACTTATCGAGATGAAGTATTGTCCAACAGAAGAGCAGTTGGCGGACATCTTCACAAAAGCACTGCCAAGGGACAGATTCCAGTTTCTACGAAGAATGCTTGGAGTAACCGATAAATGCATCAAGGAGGAGTATTGAAGTGTGATGCATttatctagaatattctagGTGAGAATAAGCTATGAATATTCTAGAGAATTCACCACTAGCTAGATTAATCTagagtattctaaataatacTAGGACAAGAATGAGTATTCTAGAGATTAGATATTTTCTATATAGTATCTAGAGAATTCCTTAAGTGGATGTTagtagagaattctagatacaagttagtgtagtgggatctagaaagatcttcccacacctataaatagagctcttgtGAGTCATTTGTAACCAATCTCAACAATCTCACATAATCAAAAACATCTCAAAAACATCACTCTATCTAATATTATCTAAGTTCTTTGGAGACAAGAgctccactctaaaatcattatctctatcttctacacacactacactcacaatattctctacaccacttcactacaatcactcaccacactcaaaccacTATATAATCACCTCCATTTTCTAACAAAACTCAATCCGCTTATCGCCTCCGACCTCGCTTCACAAGTCATCGACAGTAGCCGCTGCAACGAGGGAGAAGGAACTGAAGCCCCTGTGGGACGACGGGTACGGGACTCAGACAGCGAGGGACTACATTCAAGCAAGTACTAAACTTATGATCAACTCCGATGGCGGCCCGCCTCGATGGTTCTGCCCCAGCGAAGCCGGCCCACCTCTCCACAACTCTCCTCCTCTCCTCTATTTGCCTGGTACTCAAATACACAAATTAAGTGGAGCAATTATTGGAGGTTGTTAATTTGGTGAAATGCAGGGATCGACGGTGTGGGGATGGGAATGGTGTTGCACCACAAGGCGATGGGGAAGGTGTTCCGAGTGCGGTGCATGCAGGTGCCGACGGAGGATCGGACGCCGTACGAGGAGCTGGTGGAGTTTGTGGGAGAAGCCGTGGAGGCGGAGCATGCTTCGTCTCCGGACATGCCTATATACTTGCTTGGTGACTCCTTCGGAGCCTGTCTTGCTCTCTCTGTAGCTGCTGCAAATCCTGCTCCAGATATAGTGCTCATATTGGTCAATCCAGGTTCCCGTCATCAACCAACTCAGTattttccataaaatatcccgaactttcattttctactaaaaaatcccgaactttcaactttttccataaaatgtctcgCTATATAAAATTTGGTGACAGAAAGATAACTTATCTCGCGtggatgaaatattttgaaaatcttCGTTGTTGAAAAACCATATTAGGAACCACGGTTGGtggaaaatgttgaaagttcggGATTTTTTGTCACCTTTTCATTACCGAATTTTATATAGcgggatattttatgaaaaaagttgaaagttcgggactttttaggaggaaatgaaaattatgaatattttatagaaaatgctgaaagttcgggacataaaacactattaatctttattaaaaatatttatttttactattttacccttgaACATGTAGCACTAGGAATATATTATGCCAATCTTAGCAAATGCACAAATTAACGTGCAAGAATAAATTAGATCAATTTTGAGTTATTCCACATTAGCACCGCCTAATTACACGTTAAGTGTGTATTATTTGCATTTCGTATAAACATAAACATGAGCTAAACTAGAAATATTGACGGTGACGGCGGTAATGACTGCAATGACACCAACGACAGCATACAATAATTTGAGAATAGACAACGAGTTTGGGAATAATTGAGAAATATACAATGAATTTGGGGGAGATTGGGGGAAGAGTATTGTGTTTGGAGATTGTGGGGAGTGCTTTTAGAATTTagtctttttttattatttataatttattttataatatacgTATTCCCTACATTTCATTATAGGGGCACAAAATTTTTGATTATACGATTTAaggaaaatttataaattagttAAAGGTGACAGCGGCTACACTTTTACCCTTGAACATGTAGTAGGAATATATTTTGCCAATTTTAGTAAATGCAGGTTTTCACATTCAAATGATGCACGAATTAACGTAAGTAAATTAGATGAATTTTAGGCTATTACACAGTCGCACGGCAAATTACATGtaaatgtgtattttgtgtaAAGATAAACATGAGctaaaaaatagaaattttgACAATAGAAGCAGTAGTGATTGCAATAACATCAACGACAACAGACAATAATTTGAGGATAGACAAAGATCGAGTTTGTAAATTGGCTAAGTGTGGTAGAATTTACATTTTTTAAGAGTTAATTTTGTCACTTACAAAATACTATACCACTTGTAACGGGTCAACCTAAAATGAAATACAAGTCACTTTTAGTGAGGGAAACGGCTGAAGAATTTATTAAGAATAAATATGTCTTCTTTTTAATATGAAAAGTGAGTAGTagtttttatgcatttttaaatGTGAGCAAGTATTATACATTGCAGCGACGTCGTTTGATAGGTCACAGCTCCAGCCACTGCTCCCCTTTCTCGAGATCATTCCTGAGAAGTTACTCCCTTGCTTTCTGGCCGCCACCTGCGGCGATCCCATCAAGATGGCCAGCGTCTCAAACGCCGCCAAAACATGGATCCCTCCTGCAAAACACCTGCAGAGGCTCCTCCACGACCTCTCCTCTTTAGCAGCCGGCATTTTCAGCCTCACCGATATCCTTCCAAAGCAAACCTTGCAGTGGAAGCTCAAGCTCCTCAAAgccggcgccgcctcctccaaCTCCCGCCTCCACGCCGTCAAAAACGAGACCCTCATCCTCGCAAGCGGCCGCGACTCCATGCTCCCGAGCAAGGACGAGGCGCGGCGCCTCTCGTCCTTGCTCGCCAACTCCAAGGTCCGTTTCTTCAGAGACAACGGTCACCTCCTCCTGCTGGAAGACGGCATCAATCTCCTCACCGTTCTCAAGGGCAACCACATGTACCGCCGCTCCCGACGCCGCGACGCCGTCGCCGACTTTCTGCCCCCGAGCAGGTCGGAGTTCAACTACGTGTTCGACCACCTGCTCGGGGCGCTGCGCTTGGCCGTGAGCCCCGTGATGCTGTCGACCCTCGCGGACGGGGGTGTTGTGCGGGGGCTGGCGGGGGTGCCCGACGACGGCCCCGTGCTGCTCGTGGGCTACCACATGCTGATCGGGGCGGAGATCACCACCATCGCGGAGGAGTTTCTGCGGGAGAAGAGAGTGATGGTTCACGGCCTGACTCATCCATGGATATTCAGCAAGGACATGGAAGCAGCTCTGCAGGAGACCTCAGGGTTCGATTACTTCAAAGTGTTCGGAGCCATACCTGTCTCGGCAGCCAACCTCTGCAGATCACTGCAGGCGAAGTGCCACGTGCTGCTCTACCCGGGCGGGGTGAGGGAGGCGCTGCACCGCAAGGGGGAGGCCTACAAGCTCTTCTGGCCGGAGGAGCCGGAGTTCGTGAGGGTGGCGGCCAAGTACGGCGCCAAGATCGTGCCGTTTGGGGTGGTCGGGGAGGATGATTTGCTCGAGTTGTTCCTAGACTATAACGATCTCATGAAGATCCCATTTCTGAACAAGGTGATCAAGAGTGAGAATGATAACATGCCTAGAGTGAGGGCCGGGAAGGAGGTGAAGGGGAAGATCGCGGAGCAGTTCTTCTACGTGCCGGGGTTCTACCCGAAGGTGCCCGGCCGCTTCTATTTCCTGTTTGGGAAGCCGATGGAGACGGAGGGGCGGGGGGAGCTGCTGACGGACAGGGTGAAGGCCAAGGAGTTTTACCTGCAGTTGAAGTCTGAGGTTGAGAGATGCATGGCTTACTTGATAGAGAAGCGTGATGCCGATCCTTACCGCCGTCTTTCGGATAGGTTGTTGTACCGTGCTGTTTCGTCTCCCGCTCATCAAACTCCCACGTTCGAGCCctgaagcgtcttaccaactgaGCTGCATCTGATTACGATGATATGGCTATGAGGGGATTCAAATATGTAATAAGAGTTTCTGTTGTTGGAAGGTTTAGTGCTTGGTGTGCTTTCTTCATTCAGTCATGGAACTTGGTGTCTAATTTCTTCCTCAAATTAATAAGGTAGTTCTAATGAGATTATTGCTACTTCTACTCTCCTTTTTTATTCctttccttctttttttgtgGGCTAAATCATAATTTACGTTCAAACGCAGGCTCAAATGTCACTGCCGGTGCAGCCTGGTCCCACCCTTCTATTTGATTATTACGccataagtttaattaattaattaattaaattgtcatttgagtttaattaaaataaattctaattaaaattgaaCCCCTACACAATTTTatgcaattttatttttatctaaagtTGGAAAACATGAAGCGCCATGTTTGGACATTAGAGTAAGATGGTTCAAACATCTTAAAGCTCTAAAACAGCAGTGCATCAATTACCCCTTCAAATTTGAAAATGTGAGCACTCAATTGTCAAAGAAGTCTCTATGAAATAGTGAAATACTAACAGCACCTGTTCAAACTCAGCTGGAAAAAATTTACTTAAATATACAGATGGGCAACAATATATCTATAGCATTACAGTTAATAAGAGGCACGCATACAATCCCAGAGCTCAACACCAACAGAATAGTTTAGTGAGCGTCGGAATGATGGGCGAGAGCAGGACTAACTAGGTGGTGCCAGAACAGCTTGCTCGTGCCACGCCCCGTTTAAGTTCGACTGCCACAGCCTCACCATGCCATCGCTTCCCGTGGTAGCCAGTGTCATTCCGCTCATATCCCATTCCATTTCCGACACCTATTCACCCAAATATATTACTATTACCATCTACATATATAAACAAACTGATTTGCTTGGAATCTACCTACATTGACCTAGACATTTATTTGATCTCACATTGAGCAGGTTTGGTTTTATCTTCACTGCCAAGtttcaatttttagtatttCCAGCATAAATTACTAAGCCCTTTGCAACCAAGCCAAATGTGTTTGGAAATTGAGATGTAAGTATATATCCCCAGTCGTTTACCTTTGAAAGAAATCTTTTGTTGttcaatttgttattttcatcaaCACTGCCAGCATACAGCCTTTTATTAAGTACATATCACATATACTAGGGGCATCGAGGGGTCAAAATCAAATACCTCATTATCATGACCAGCGAGCAGGGCAACCCTACGCACTGAAAGTCTCCCGTCATGATCAGGGTTTGACCCTAGGTGCCAGATTGATATTCCTTTCTGAGTCGCGACAGCTATCAGTTCATAAGGCCTGAAAAAGAACAAAGCAATCATCTATCAACATTTGAAAAGACGCTCATCCATATACAAGGAGAACACTGTATATCTGTGTGCGTACAGTTGTATGTTCTATCTTTTTAAAATAGTTTCATGCTCCTTGTTTTCCGTAACTCAAATACATGTTTGTCCATGCTTTCGGAGCACGATATATCTTTACCATACCCATCCCTTACAACTTCGTAACAAACTTTTATTTCTCAATAATTAATACGTAGAAATCAATAACAAAGGGGTAGCAGAAGCTTTCTTATCTACCTTCCATCTACAAAGTGGAATTAGTAAGAGAAATTAATAACAAGGGCAAGATAGGGAGTACTTCATATCTTGGTACCTTCCGATATTTGGTGCCCAAGCAACTGAAGAAACTTGATCACCCTTGTCCTCAGGTAAAGAAAGCTCTGCAACTGGAAGCCATCTTTGATGATCTAGATCAAACTCCCAGACCTGTCGAATATACAATACAACTAAATTTCATATCTCCAGATATATACAGATCACAGAACCAGGTAGATTCATTTAATTAGCACCAAACTAGCATATTAGTGACTGAACACCCAAAGATAACTACAGTATATCCATATTTGTAATAAAACTATTTGTCTACTCTACAGCAAGcgtaataagaaaataaattcatAAGGAGAAACCAGAAGttgttatatataatattcttcAAAAAAGTTCTTAATTTAATAGTGCCATTCACTATAATACGGCAATTAACTAAAATCCTCCCAGCTTAATAGAGTTCACTGAAAAGTGATGCAACAGGTATATTCAGCAGGAAAAGAAGAAGCCTGTACCTTTGCAGAATTTAACGTTGGAGTGTTTGAACTAAAGCCCAAAACAAAACTTGATTGTTGGACTTCACTTCTTTGTGGATTCCATGAAACAGACGCAGATAAACTGGAGACATTCCCAAACTTGGACACCAGATCAATCACATTTTGAAACTCAGCCTAtataagttgaaaaaaaaactgaattaatagGTCCAGTGAAAAGTAATAGATCTAAAAAACCTGCACCAGCATACTTCACAAATACTAATTGGCAGAAAGATCAATGCAGCTAAATttgaatgaaatattttttcagCTAAGAAAATATTGCGCATTAAAGTTAAACTTAATTCCAATAGTTGTTACTCCAGTCTCCAGCTATCAGGACAGTACCTCAGAAAAATGTGTAACAAAGTTCAGAAAACCAGAAATTTCTATGAGATACACATATTAAGAGTTAGCCCAGTCACAAAGCTACACAAACAATGTTATAAGATCAAGATGTCTGTAAATTTATTGGATTAAATTGAGAAGAATCCTTGACAACATATTAGGTTTCATGCATGAGGCATTTGGATCTCATAAGAACATAGAAAAGCACGAGAAGTCTCTTAGTTTTGAAAATCTTTACAGATTTGTTTAGTTTGACCATATAAGGAGTATAAATGCCACACTGTCGTATGAGCTGCATTCTTTCATCCACACTTattctcaaaaaagaaaatttaacaACTTATGAGATCCAATTCCAAAACCATCTCACAAGATATAGAGAAGAAGAAAACTTCAAAGGCTTGTTAAGTATTATATGGTACCTAACATGCGCACCAACCATGGTAGAAAATATCCAAATGCATCATGAACAAAAACAAAGTATTAAAGAGATGGAACATTTCAAGCAGAATTACATACACCATACAACTTTAGATAGCAAAAGTGGAACCTGAAGCTGCCACTTCTCCAGTTCAAGCGTATCTAGGAGCTCATATATTTTTACTTGTCCGTCAGAATATGCAGCAACCTGTGAAGGAAAGAGTCAGTAAAGACTGATGTTCAAAGCAGATCATAGGCatttcatcattctcaaaatTGTCTAGATAGTTAGTTTCTCATAGATATATACAAGTAATATATACAGACTTTCAGTTTCAATGAAGAAGGCTTCTGTAGATAAACAAGGAAAACTCAAACACTGACATGCTGGAATGAATTATCTATCAACTAGTCATCATAATATTATACTGCGCATTCATTGACTctatcaaaaattaaaaaagagaaaCAAAAGCTACTATAGTAACAAGGAATGCAGGTCAAACCCCAGAACTGGAACACAACTCCAGAGTGACAACTAGTATTTAATATCAAGGGCATCTGAAGCATTTCAGAACCTCATTCCAAAACTGCATTTCTTCTTCAATTACAATAGTTTATTCTTGCATATTTCTACTGGTTTTTTCATACAAAACATATTATTTGTCTTGGAAAATTAGTTTCTGAACTCACTCAAACCTTAAAATGACTCATATATGCACTACATCTTCAATTTGCAGAGCTGATTCACGCAGTGCAACTATTCAAGAAGCTGAAGTGCAAGGTTACTTTAGGAAGATTGTATCGGCCAGCATCTAAGCTTGTAGATGCCCCCCTTCTTTCCTTCCATCATCAAATATCCTCTCACGCTCTAACTTAAACTACAACAAGATTATTTGTGTCTCAATTCTGTGCAGGCAGAGCCTGTAATTACTAGCTCTCAATGTCCACGTTCACAAGGATAAGCATAGATAAATGATTACGATTATTTAAGACAAGTCAATTGAGGCTGCAAGATGCACACACTAGAACTTGGGACTGGAATCAGATGGGAGTCAGGCACACTTAGGTCAGTTAAGTTTGTTACCGCGTGTTGCTGTATATGATTGGTTCTTGCGTTTGTTCTGTTCCTTTGCACTCATTCTGTTTTTCTGCATTATCACCACCTTTACTCAATCACACTACTTGTCGTTATAACCTATAAACTTTTTAAAAAGACCATATTTCAAACAAGCATCTAACCATAAGATTCTATAAGAGTTAGTTTAGCATACGATGCTTGACAAATAATTACACTTAGTCTGTTCCACTTGATTTTGAGTTCTCAGAAGAATCTGAAATAATTTAGCACCATAATGCACACAAAGCGACTAAGTTCAAAAATAACAAACAAGATCCACCACCACCACACAATGTCAATTCCAAGCAATTAATAATTAACACTAACCAATTTCAGACATGTTTGACCACCTCCAAATTGAACGTCTAGTACTTGACTCGTGTTTCTGTCAAAGCATTTGCACATCTTCCAGTGAGGGTCCTCAGTATCTAAAggataaaaaatacaaatatattatatttagcCTCTTTTAACATAATAAGAGGGGGGGGAAAAGCACAACATGGAGATGAAAAATTAGACAAGCACAATTGACGGGGCAAGATTGGGAGAAATGCAGAAAAAAATGAGCAACTCCCACTTATTCCTCATAATAATTAGCATATAGACCTAGGAGGCATCCACTAACTGGGAAGTTTAGCAACTACCTTCCATGACCTCCTCCCACAATGACAAATTCCCATCTTCACTAATGCAAGCAACCGCATCCCCGTATTCTGGCGGAGCCCAGACCACTTTCACAATGCCGCAATTTTGTGCCTATTTACGCAACCAAACCATAACATGCCAAATGCCATcaggaaaaaattaaaaaacataaatacACATGAAAACCACATCTGCATTTCAACAGAAAGTGCTCAACATACTGTAAAATGACCTAATGAAGTATCCCACCAATCCAACTCAAAATCATTATACCAAAACACCGCAAAACAAAAACATACTCAGCGGGAGAAAGAGAGCAAATACACTGACCTTAAATCTGGAGGTACAAGTAAAGTTTGAAGAAGCTGGATCAGTTGAATCATAAACGGCCAACGAACCATCAACGAGTCCAGCAACCAATCTCTCGCCGCTGTAATTCCAAGCTGTGCATCTTGTACCTTTATCAAGTACCAAAATGGACTTATCCATCTATATTTCTAGCTATAAATCGATCATAAAACGACTTAGAAACCGGAAACGCGGTCTTATCATGCAATCCAAGAAGCTGGAACGAATTGGGGATGAACACTCTACTAGAGCGCGGTCTTAGTTTCTAAAACCCTATTTCAATTTGGGGGTTTtggaatatttatttaattaaatttaatttcccCCTAAATAAAACTTTAGCATGGGCTTCAGTTCTTTAACCCGGCCCATCATGAAGAAGCCCACACTGA comes from Salvia miltiorrhiza cultivar Shanhuang (shh) chromosome 3, IMPLAD_Smil_shh, whole genome shotgun sequence and encodes:
- the LOC131017825 gene encoding protein SEH1-like codes for the protein MDKSILVLDKGTRCTAWNYSGERLVAGLVDGSLAVYDSTDPASSNFTCTSRFKAQNCGIVKVVWAPPEYGDAVACISEDGNLSLWEEVMEDTEDPHWKMCKCFDRNTSQVLDVQFGGGQTCLKLVAAYSDGQVKIYELLDTLELEKWQLQAEFQNVIDLVSKFGNVSSLSASVSWNPQRSEVQQSSFVLGFSSNTPTLNSAKVWEFDLDHQRWLPVAELSLPEDKGDQVSSVAWAPNIGRPYELIAVATQKGISIWHLGSNPDHDGRLSVRRVALLAGHDNEVSEMEWDMSGMTLATTGSDGMVRLWQSNLNGAWHEQAVLAPPS
- the LOC131018441 gene encoding phytyl ester synthase 1, chloroplastic-like — protein: SIRLSPPTSLHKSSTVAAATREKELKPLWDDGYGTQTARDYIQASTKLMINSDGGPPRWFCPSEAGPPLHNSPPLLYLPGIDGVGMGMVLHHKAMGKVFRVRCMQVPTEDRTPYEELVEFVGEAVEAEHASSPDMPIYLLGDSFGACLALSVAAANPAPDIVLILVNPATSFDRSQLQPLLPFLEIIPEKLLPCFLAATCGDPIKMASVSNAAKTWIPPAKHLQRLLHDLSSLAAGIFSLTDILPKQTLQWKLKLLKAGAASSNSRLHAVKNETLILASGRDSMLPSKDEARRLSSLLANSKVRFFRDNGHLLLLEDGINLLTVLKGNHMYRRSRRRDAVADFLPPSRSEFNYVFDHLLGALRLAVSPVMLSTLADGGVVRGLAGVPDDGPVLLVGYHMLIGAEITTIAEEFLREKRVMVHGLTHPWIFSKDMEAALQETSGFDYFKVFGAIPVSAANLCRSLQAKCHVLLYPGGVREALHRKGEAYKLFWPEEPEFVRVAAKYGAKIVPFGVVGEDDLLELFLDYNDLMKIPFLNKVIKSENDNMPRVRAGKEVKGKIAEQFFYVPGFYPKVPGRFYFLFGKPMETEGRGELLTDRVKAKEFYLQLKSEVERCMAYLIEKRDADPYRRLSDRLLYRAVSSPAHQTPTFEP